The following is a genomic window from Thermotoga sp. Mc24.
GACGCCATGGTTTCCAAAAGACCCTACAAAAACCCAAAACCACTTGAAGAAGCGTTCAGAGAGATAGAATCCCTCTCCGGAAAGCTCTATTCACCAGAAGTAGTCGAAGCCTTCCTGAAACTGGAAAAAGAAATAACTGATGTCTACAGGAGGGAGAAGGATGAAGATACCTCCAACAACGGCAGGCGTTCACATCAGAGCTCCTCTGGAGAAGGTGTGGAGGGTATTCGTTAACGAAAACGGCTGGGACGGCTGGTTCACCGATGGTATGAAGATGGAACTCAAAGAAGGGGGAAAGATCTTCTTCAGGTGGTTCAGAAAAACGTTCGGGGAGGAAGTGACGGACGAAGGCATCATCCATAGGTTAGAACCCCCCAATCTCATAGAGTTCTCCTGGAACACATACGAAGATGGATTCAGATCCCGCGTCAAGATGGAGTTCTTCCCTTCAAGCTACACCGGCACCTGGGTTCAAGTGGAAGACCACACAATTGTCCTCAACGAAGAGGACATGAAAATAAAGCTCGAGTGTGCAGTCGGATGGGGAGAAATGTTGACCCTCGCGAAGATATGGATAGAATACGGGATATCAACTCTCGAGAACCCTTGAAATCTCCTCCACGATCTTTTCTATCTCCTCTCTGTCTTTCCCTTCAACCGTGATTCTTATAACGGGCTCTGTACCGGACGGTCTTATCACCACACGGTAACCTCTGGAAGTGCTTTCCTCAACGATCTTTCTCAAATTCTCATTTTCAAGGGACATGCTCTCTGTTCTTTTCACATTCTTCGTGATCTGCGGATAATCTGGTATCTCTTTCGCAAAATCAGAAAGCTTTCTTCCTGATTGCTTGAGGATTCTCATCAGCTCCAAAGCGGTTATTAAACCATCTCCCGTGGTGCTTCTGTCGAAGATTATTATGTGACCGGATCTTTCTCCTCCCAGATTCGCTCCGCTTTCAAGCATCTTTTCAAGGACGTATTTATCTCCTACTTTCGTTCGAAGAAGCTTTATTCCCCTTTCTTTGAGAAAATCTTCGAGGCCTCCATTCGTCATAATGGTACCCACCACAGTATCACTGCTTAGACGCCCTTCTTCTTTCAACCAAACTGCGAGGATCCCTATGATCCTATCCCCGTTTACAACGTTTCTCTCTTCGTCTATAGCTATCACACGGTCTCCATCACCATCGAAGGTGAATCCTACCTTCCCGTTCTTCATCTCTTCAGCCAAAAACCTGGGATGAGTGGCGCCACACCCTTGATTTATGAGAAGTCCGTCATGGGAGTCGTTGAACACCTCTACTTTTGCTCCAAGGAGTTCAAAAACCTCTTTAGCCGTTGTCGTGGTGGCACCGTTTGCGAGATCCAGGGATACCATCTCGCCTGTGAGATCGAGATCCCTGAACATTTCAAGGACCGCTCCAATATACATGTCCCTTCCTTCTTTGAACGATTTTATCCTGCCGACAATTGATCGAACCGGGAAACTCTCGTTCTCTAGTTTCTTCTCTATCTCCGCTTCCATCTCGTCCGGTATCTTGTATCCACCCTTCAGCACCTTTATACCGTTGTATTCTGGAGGATTGTGAGAAGCCGAAATGACAACACCGAACGACCTGGTGATCCTCGTGAGGAGAGCCACCGCTGGTGTTGGAATGATGCCGCACAGAAGGACGTCCACCCCCATAGACGTGAGGCCAGCGGAAATAGCCGCCTCGAGCGAATCCCCCGAAACTCTCGTGTCCTTTCCCACAATGACTCTTCCTTCTCCGACAATCTCTCCCAGCGCTTTGCCCACCTTGAAGGCCAGCTCATCTGTGAGTGTTTCACCAAAGATTCCCCTTATTCCGTCGGTTCCGAAGTATTTCACCCTCATAACCTCCCCTTCTGAAGCGTGTAAAGGTGGGACATGTAGTTTCTAAGGTAAGCGTGAGAATCTCCTTCTTCGTCGTATCTGTAATGATAAACAGCATCTAGATCGAGATCTTCACAGATCAAACCTTCACCGCTCTCTATCTCGTTCATAACCTTTCCGTTTGGACCCACTATCCTCGTTCTTCCGACGAATTCCACAAAACCTTCGCCGCACATGGAGGATGCCACAAGGAAAACTCCGTTCTCAACTGCCCTGGATCTCGTGGCAACATCGTACGTGTGCCCCCGAGCCTTCCCAAAAGCAAAGGCTGAGAGAATCACTTTACTCCCTTTGAATGTTAAAATACGTGATATTTCAGGGAAGCCGATCTCATAACAGATCAACGTGCCAAAAACTACCCCTCTGTAAGAAAACACAAGAAAATACTCCCCAGGTTCAAAGACGTTTTTCTCTCCACGAAAGAGATGTGTTTTATCGTAGAAAAGCAATTCCTTTTTCTTCTTGAAAATCACAAGCGAGTTTCTGAGCTTTCCCAGAACGATCCTTGGTGTACCAACAGCTATCAGTATCTGTCCTTCCCTTGAAAGCTTCAAGAGCTTTTTCTTTGCGACTTCTGAAAAAAACAAGGCTCCCCTTTTCAGAATCGCCTCGTCCCAGGTGTACCCACTGATTGTGAGCTCCGGAAAGACAACGACTTCGGCTCCTTCCGAAACAGCCATCTCTATGAACTGTTCTATTCTCTCCAGATTTCCTTCGAAGTCACCGATCGCTGGTAACATCTGTACTGCCGCCACTCGCAATTTCGTACACCTTCCTCGCAAGCATTTCCTGCTTCATCCAGTAACCGTCGAGAATACCCTTTGAAGCGAGCCTCCCCAGAAATTTGTAATGAACCTCTGTGAGTCTTCCGGGCCCAGCATTGAAAAGTTCCGTCCCGGGAAGCGGCATGAAGGTGTGCGCATGGATCTTTGCGCCGTATCTCTCCACTATTTTAACAATAAAGCTGAAAGTTTTCTCCACATCCTCTTCCGTTTCGAACGGGAAGCCGAATATGAAATCAACGTGTGGAATAAAACCGTGAAGAGAGATCTTTTCTATCGCTTCCTCTACCTGTTCAACCGTGTGGCCACGCTTTATGATCTTCAAGATCCTGTCGCTTCCGCTCTGGGCACCTATCACTATGGAACGGTTGTTGACGTACTTTTTCACCACTTTGAGTACTTCGTCGGTCACAGACTCTGGCCTCACTTCGGAAGGAAACGTTCCGAAATATATTTCTTCGATACCAACCCTTTTGAGTCCATACAGGAGTTCTTCTATCTTCTCTACATTGGGTGTTACTCCATTCTTCGAACCATAGCCGAAGGAGTTGGGAGCTATGAAACGAGCGAGCTTCCTTCCGTGTTTCACACCGAGTTTCGCGTAGTGAACAACGACGTCCACATCACGGTGTCTCACCTGTCTTCCAGCGATGATCGGTGTCTGACAGTACGCACAAGAAAACGGGCATCCCCTCGTGATTTCGATGGGCATGTAGATTCCTTTCGAAGGTAGGAAAGGTGAGTAGTGGTTCAAGTTGACTCTCTTTGAGATACCATCGAAGATCTTTTTTCTCTCCCCCATCAAGAACCTCAAAATATTCTCCTCTCCATCCCCCGTGAAAACGTGATCGAATCCCATTCTCAAGCAACCCTCTGGATCGGCTGTCACATGTGGCCCTCCCGCGATGAGCGTATATTCCCGTTCTTTCAATGTTCTGACCTCTTCTCTGACGATATCAAGGTCAAAGCTCATGAAAGAATAGGCAACGATGGTCTCTTCTGGGGGGAACTTTTTTATTTCCTCAAACTTCACAGGTCTTGCTTCCACATCGAGGTGTCTGCTGTATATGGTTGAAAGAAGGGCCGCGAGACTGTACCAGTTATTCTTCATCTCTCTGAAGAGAATATACATCCAGCGCCACCTCTTCTATGAACTCGTGGAAGAACGGTTTTGGATCTTCTTCACTTTTCACGGCTCTGTCCAGATCGTAGAGATCTCTCAGTATTTTTCTAACCTTTTTCACATCGTAGTAGAGGAGGTGATTTATCACCTTGAATTTCCAGGTCTTAAAGGAGAAACCGAGAAAACGTGCCACACGAGGAACGGGAATTCCCAGCTCTTTGGACACCCTGGACACATCAGGCCAGGTGTAGTATCTTTTCTTTGTCACAAGAACGAGGATTTTGAAGAGATCCAGGAAGTGATTCGCAAGGACAGTGGCAATCACCACGGGCTCTGTGGTTTTCCACAACTGCGACAGAAGAGAGTGAGCGATCTTCCTTTTTCCTTCGGAAACGGCAAAGCAAAAATCATCGTATCCCGGAGTCTGATAGGTGAAAACGACCTCTTCCACGTCTTCTACCGTTATCTTTTTGTCCTCAGAATAAGCTTTCAGCTTCTCAATCTCCATTTCTATGATCAGATCATTCGTTCCGATCTTGGAAAAAAACAGCTGAAGGGCATCTTTATCGATGAGCAAACCGTTCTCCCTGAAGCGCTTTTCTATCCATTCCAACCATTTGTCCGTTTCCCACGGTTTTGGAAGCTCCAGCGCTACTCCCTTTCCACCTGTTTTTTGCGAACGGATGAAGATATGAACGTCTTCCGGTACATTTTTCAAAAGTTCAACGAGACGCTTCTGTTCCTGCGCCTTCCACTCATCAAAATTAACGATGTCTATGATCGTCTTGTTAGAAAAGATTGTCTTTGTTCTAAGTAAAGACCTTATGAAATCGATCTTGTCGGGATCCTCCGGATGGATCCTTATGTACTCCACATTACCATCCCTCAGGAGTTTCTTTATCAATTCTTCTTTCTGAGTCTCTGCAGTGCCTGTGAGAAACGTGACCGGCATACAATCACCTCTCATGGTGATTTTAACACGCTTTGAGAAACAATTTCAAAGTGTTATCATTCAGAGAGAAGGAGGTGAAAATATGAAAAAGGTGCTCACCTGGTTGGCTCTGATCACAGCTGGTATTCTCATGCTGGTTTCCGGATGTATCCCGGTGCCTATCCCCATCGACCTTGGGAACCCCGGTATCGAACCTCAGGTGTTCGAAGTACCAGCGGGAAGTTCTACTACACTAGAAGCAAGGTGGACAAGCTTCACGATCAAAGCAGAAGATGTGAAAAGCGCGCAGCAAAGTGCGGGAGTTCCTGGAACAGTACATTTCCACAACATCGAAGTGTCTGGAAAGATCACAGTTGAAGGAAGCCTCACATTTAATGGTTTCATAGATTTTTCACTTGAAGAACCAACGTCCATTCCAGAGACTGGAGATGTGAATATCGATATAGATACTTCTCAAAAAACCGAATACTCTCTTTCCATCTCCGCCAACGACTCAAGCGCCTTGAAAGCAGCACTCGACAAGATAAACAACGGCGAAGATGTCACTCTATGGGTGATTTTTGGTCAAAACGAATACGAGTCCACCACTGATGCCACCGTCACGGTCACCATCACCAACGTGAGGCTCTGGGTCACCTGGACCGCCTGGTAAAACAAAAGCCCCTCTTTTCGAGGGGCTTCATTCTTCATCGAATGAAAGTTCCATGTAGTCTGCTTTCACACCTGGAAGTTTGTTGAGTTTGTCACAGAGTTCTCTGTGCTGCTCAGGACTTCCCACAAGTTCAAGAACTATGAGACCCGCTTCTGAACAGTTGTCGAGAACACCATCATGGAGGCCGAGTCTTGTCTTGATCAGACAGCCCCAAGCCGTGAGAATCTTTTGAACTTTCTCTGCTGTTTCTCTTCTGTTTTCCACAAGGATTGCCATCACAGTTTTTATAGGAAGTTTTTCCGCCACGATATCACCCCCTTGTTACTATTATAACAAAAGGTGATCTATAAAAAAACAAATCCCCGGGCGCTACCTACTCTCGCATGGGGCTACCCCCATACTACCATCGGCCCAGGGCGGCTTAACGGCCGGGTTCGGAATGGAACCGGGTGTTTCCCGCCCCAGTATCGGCACCCGGGGATACTTCGAAGGGTCACTGGAAACTGCATAGGGGATTTCGGAGGTCAAGGCCTCGGCCGATTAGTACCAGTGGGCTCAACGCCTTGCGGCGCTTACACCCCTGGCCTATCAAGGTCCTCTTCTCGGACCGGCCTTACTCCCTTAACGGGATGGGAGGCCTAATCTTGGGGCGCGCTTCCCGCTTAGATGCTTTCAGCGGTTATCGCTTAGGGGCATAGCTACCCGGCG
Proteins encoded in this region:
- a CDS encoding SRPBCC family protein, which gives rise to MKIPPTTAGVHIRAPLEKVWRVFVNENGWDGWFTDGMKMELKEGGKIFFRWFRKTFGEEVTDEGIIHRLEPPNLIEFSWNTYEDGFRSRVKMEFFPSSYTGTWVQVEDHTIVLNEEDMKIKLECAVGWGEMLTLAKIWIEYGISTLENP
- the glmM gene encoding phosphoglucosamine mutase, whose product is MRVKYFGTDGIRGIFGETLTDELAFKVGKALGEIVGEGRVIVGKDTRVSGDSLEAAISAGLTSMGVDVLLCGIIPTPAVALLTRITRSFGVVISASHNPPEYNGIKVLKGGYKIPDEMEAEIEKKLENESFPVRSIVGRIKSFKEGRDMYIGAVLEMFRDLDLTGEMVSLDLANGATTTTAKEVFELLGAKVEVFNDSHDGLLINQGCGATHPRFLAEEMKNGKVGFTFDGDGDRVIAIDEERNVVNGDRIIGILAVWLKEEGRLSSDTVVGTIMTNGGLEDFLKERGIKLLRTKVGDKYVLEKMLESGANLGGERSGHIIIFDRSTTGDGLITALELMRILKQSGRKLSDFAKEIPDYPQITKNVKRTESMSLENENLRKIVEESTSRGYRVVIRPSGTEPVIRITVEGKDREEIEKIVEEISRVLES
- a CDS encoding carbon-nitrogen hydrolase family protein; this encodes MLPAIGDFEGNLERIEQFIEMAVSEGAEVVVFPELTISGYTWDEAILKRGALFFSEVAKKKLLKLSREGQILIAVGTPRIVLGKLRNSLVIFKKKKELLFYDKTHLFRGEKNVFEPGEYFLVFSYRGVVFGTLICYEIGFPEISRILTFKGSKVILSAFAFGKARGHTYDVATRSRAVENGVFLVASSMCGEGFVEFVGRTRIVGPNGKVMNEIESGEGLICEDLDLDAVYHYRYDEEGDSHAYLRNYMSHLYTLQKGRL
- a CDS encoding TIGR04013 family B12-binding domain/radical SAM domain-containing protein — protein: MYILFREMKNNWYSLAALLSTIYSRHLDVEARPVKFEEIKKFPPEETIVAYSFMSFDLDIVREEVRTLKEREYTLIAGGPHVTADPEGCLRMGFDHVFTGDGEENILRFLMGERKKIFDGISKRVNLNHYSPFLPSKGIYMPIEITRGCPFSCAYCQTPIIAGRQVRHRDVDVVVHYAKLGVKHGRKLARFIAPNSFGYGSKNGVTPNVEKIEELLYGLKRVGIEEIYFGTFPSEVRPESVTDEVLKVVKKYVNNRSIVIGAQSGSDRILKIIKRGHTVEQVEEAIEKISLHGFIPHVDFIFGFPFETEEDVEKTFSFIVKIVERYGAKIHAHTFMPLPGTELFNAGPGRLTEVHYKFLGRLASKGILDGYWMKQEMLARKVYEIASGGSTDVTSDR
- the holA gene encoding DNA polymerase III subunit delta yields the protein MPVTFLTGTAETQKEELIKKLLRDGNVEYIRIHPEDPDKIDFIRSLLRTKTIFSNKTIIDIVNFDEWKAQEQKRLVELLKNVPEDVHIFIRSQKTGGKGVALELPKPWETDKWLEWIEKRFRENGLLIDKDALQLFFSKIGTNDLIIEMEIEKLKAYSEDKKITVEDVEEVVFTYQTPGYDDFCFAVSEGKRKIAHSLLSQLWKTTEPVVIATVLANHFLDLFKILVLVTKKRYYTWPDVSRVSKELGIPVPRVARFLGFSFKTWKFKVINHLLYYDVKKVRKILRDLYDLDRAVKSEEDPKPFFHEFIEEVALDVYSLQRDEE